A single Pangasianodon hypophthalmus isolate fPanHyp1 chromosome 27, fPanHyp1.pri, whole genome shotgun sequence DNA region contains:
- the rnf167 gene encoding E3 ubiquitin-protein ligase RNF167, whose translation MVCVWCVEGRLRTLTFALCSMLTFSPGHAYIYVHLNNMSSMMLEDWPALFGSPLPRDGLMGFLVESRPLNACAPIDPPPVLPTSSDPNSSIGFVVLIRRYDCNFDIKVLHAQQAGYSAAIVHNVYSDVLLSMNYSNETIADEIEIPSVFTSYSASKILRSFIKPDRGAYVILKPDFSFPITFYLIPFTGIVGLIIIVMVVILVVRCVQYRKRLRKNRLTKEQLKKIPIHKFTKGDEYDVCAICLDEYEEGDKLRVLPCSHAYHSRCVDPWLTQTKKTCPVCKQRVTRTNPEYSDSSDSEEEAGPHTGEDGEGGASGEEQSERTPLLHPSPPSSGTYEATVATVTTSAQCLPQRDSPLLGYDGYYSPVEGSEEDTEETEDDDDDDDDTTQLIGRGPIRV comes from the exons atggtgtgtgtgtggtgtgtggaggGTCGTCTGAGGACGTTGACCTTTGCCCTTTGCTCCATGCTGACCTTTTCCCCTGGACATGCGTACATCTACGTT CATCTCAATAATATGAGCTCCATGATGTTAGAGGACTGGCCGGCTCTCTTCGGTTCTCCGCTCCCCAGAGACGGACTGATG ggtttTCTGGTCGAGTCTCGTCCTCTGAATGCCTGCGCTCCGATAGATCCTCCTCCCGTCCTTCCCACTTCTTCTGATCCCAACAGCAGCATCGGGTTTGTCGTTCTGATCCGCCGCTACGACTGCAATTTCGATATCAAG GTGCTGCATGCTCAGCAGGCCGGGTACAGCGCTGCCATCGTCCACAACGTCTACTCCGACGTCCTGCTGAGCATGAACTACAGCAACG AAACGATAGCCGATGAGATCGAGATCCCGTCCGTGTTCACCAGCTACTCCGCCTCCAAGATCCTCCGCAGTTTCATCAAACCAGACCGAGG GGCCTACGTGATCCTGAAGCCCGATTTCTCCTTCCCTATCACCTTCTACCTCATCCCCTTCACCGGGATCGTGGGGCTGATCATCATCGTCATGGTGGTTATACTG GTGGTGCGCTGTGTGCAGTACAGGAAAAGACTGAGGAAGAACAGACTGACAAAAGAGCAGCTGAAGAAAATCCCCATTCACAAGTTCACTAAAG gtgatGAGTATGATGTGTGTGCGATCTGTCTGGATGAATACGAAGAGGGGGATAAGCTGCGGGTGCTGCCATGTTCACacg CCTATCACAGCCGGTGTGTGGACCCGTGGCTCACTCAGACTAAGAAAACGTGTCCCGTGTGCAAGCAGCGAGTCACGCGCACCAACCCTGAGTATTCCGACTCGTCCGACTCTGAGGAGGAGGCGGGGCCTCACACAGGTGAGGATGGAGAGGGCGGGGCTTCAGGCGAGGAGCAGTCTGAGCGCACGCCTTTGCTCCACCCATCTCCTCCGTCCTCGGGCACCTACGAGGCCACGGTCGCCACGGTGACGACCTCAGCGCAGTGCCTGCCTCAGCGTGACTCGCCGTTGCTAGGATACGACGGTTACTACTCGCCCGTGGAGGGTTCCGAGGAGGACACGGAGGAAACGGAGGACGACGATGACGACGACGACGATACGACGCAGCTGATCGGGCGCGGACCCATCAGGGTGTGA